Proteins found in one bacterium genomic segment:
- a CDS encoding ABC transporter ATP-binding protein, which produces MNTPSPLLHLEKISKTYPTPTEGGLPVLKEITLKVAAGETIAIVGPSGSGKSTLLNIIGTLDTPTSGQLLLDGLNLNFLSARDQARVRNEKIGLIFQTHHLLKQCNVLENVLVPVLVNRKAAGAEPRARRLLEQVGLSHRLEHRPGQLSVGEQLRVAVARAMINRPRLLLADEPTGSLDHSGAERLADLLVSMNKQEGMTLIVVTHSLSLARRMDRVYELIDGQLVLNTHDAA; this is translated from the coding sequence ATGAATACACCCAGCCCCCTGCTACACCTCGAGAAGATCAGCAAAACCTATCCCACCCCAACTGAAGGCGGGCTGCCGGTTTTGAAGGAGATCACGTTAAAAGTGGCTGCCGGCGAAACCATCGCCATTGTCGGGCCCTCCGGCTCGGGGAAAAGCACCCTGCTGAATATCATCGGCACACTCGACACGCCGACCTCCGGGCAACTCCTGCTCGATGGCCTGAATCTCAATTTCCTGTCCGCCCGGGATCAGGCCCGGGTCCGCAACGAAAAAATCGGCCTGATTTTCCAGACGCACCATCTTCTGAAACAATGTAATGTCCTCGAAAATGTGTTGGTGCCGGTTCTCGTGAACCGGAAGGCGGCAGGTGCAGAGCCGCGGGCCCGGCGTCTGTTGGAGCAGGTCGGCCTGTCCCACCGCCTGGAACACCGGCCCGGCCAGTTATCCGTCGGCGAACAACTCAGGGTGGCCGTGGCCCGGGCCATGATCAACCGGCCCCGTTTGCTGCTGGCCGATGAGCCCACCGGCTCCCTGGACCATTCCGGTGCCGAACGTCTGGCGGATCTTCTGGTCTCCATGAATAAGCAGGAGGGCATGACCCTCATTGTCGTCACCCATTCGTTATCGCTGGCCAGGCGCATGGACCGGGTCTATGAACTGATTGACGGCCAGCTGGTATTGAACACCCATGACGCTGCTTAA
- a CDS encoding PQQ-binding-like beta-propeller repeat protein: protein MHIIPGTADVFYCQNCMRDKELVMELRALGHEVILVPMYLPLFSEGEEMGSATVPIFYGAVGVYLAQHIPALSRAPRWLKRLLDSRRLLRWVAGKSGTTRANGLEAMTLSVLRGETGGQKAELDHLMEWLIQQAKPDLVHLSNALLLGLAGRIRRELNVPVVCTLQDEDAWINSMEPGAAHEAWQLMAEKARDIAAFLPVSHYYSHLMQQRLTGIDATRFHEIPIGISPEEYQPALIPPEKPVLGYLSKMSESLGLEALVDAFIQLKQTAPLRALQLKLMGGQTPDDTPFLRRLRRKLSARGLLADVEFCEGLTREHRVEFLQSLTVLSVPMPHPEAFGMFILESLACAVPVVQPRIGAFPEIITATGGGLCYDPADPDGLTGALKRLLLDPGATHQLGQAGHEAVRKEYNIHTTAEQILAVYKQCLAATTVLLTSCLLCQATPLQEPACWPTYHGDSGLRGVAATPLQSPLSVGWRVNVGAPVSQPPVVCKGVIYAVSDRGEAIAVGLNGVKRWATALPRLPQPERFSTPPLCVDTLLLAGTDKGQLYAFDTGTGAIKWKVKIGEDLYGALNWLEPDGPHGRTALALSRNNGSLTRIELTTGRILWSSKPAGRSDGSPAVGRGFIVFGACDSALHFIAPASGAPLARTGFDERGPMAGGVAVEGSRVYAGTRDGSILCADATTFTLLWTNQVAGNEIFTTPAVTSNRVLAGSSDGFMYCLNRADGRKLWSVPTEGSPASPVVAGNTVVVASGGTLSLLSLAEGQTLWHDKPCDSLSPPAVAGGNIVIGTDDGFIMLYQPK from the coding sequence GTGCACATAATCCCCGGCACGGCGGATGTCTTCTATTGCCAGAACTGCATGCGGGACAAGGAATTGGTGATGGAGCTCCGGGCGCTGGGCCACGAGGTGATCCTGGTCCCCATGTACCTGCCCCTCTTCTCGGAGGGCGAGGAAATGGGCTCCGCCACCGTGCCGATCTTTTATGGCGCCGTGGGGGTCTATCTCGCCCAACATATCCCGGCCCTGAGCCGCGCTCCGCGCTGGCTCAAGCGCCTCCTGGACTCGCGCCGATTGCTCCGGTGGGTGGCCGGAAAGTCCGGCACCACCCGCGCCAACGGCCTTGAAGCCATGACCCTGTCGGTCTTGCGCGGCGAAACGGGCGGGCAAAAGGCGGAGCTGGACCACCTGATGGAATGGCTGATCCAGCAGGCCAAACCGGATCTCGTTCACCTGTCCAACGCCCTCCTACTGGGGCTGGCCGGGCGCATCAGGCGGGAATTGAACGTCCCCGTGGTCTGCACCCTTCAGGATGAAGATGCCTGGATTAACTCCATGGAGCCGGGTGCGGCCCACGAGGCCTGGCAACTCATGGCGGAAAAAGCCCGGGACATTGCCGCCTTCCTCCCCGTCAGCCACTACTACAGCCACCTCATGCAGCAGCGGCTGACCGGCATCGACGCCACCCGTTTTCACGAGATCCCAATCGGCATCTCCCCCGAAGAATACCAACCGGCACTCATTCCCCCGGAAAAGCCGGTACTCGGTTATCTTTCAAAAATGAGCGAGTCACTAGGCCTGGAAGCCTTGGTCGACGCCTTTATCCAACTCAAGCAAACGGCCCCACTCCGGGCCCTTCAGTTGAAACTCATGGGCGGCCAGACGCCGGATGATACCCCCTTTCTCCGGCGGTTGCGCCGCAAGCTCTCGGCCCGGGGCCTGCTGGCCGATGTGGAGTTTTGCGAAGGACTCACCCGGGAACACCGCGTCGAGTTTCTCCAGTCCCTGACCGTGCTGTCAGTCCCCATGCCACACCCCGAGGCATTCGGCATGTTCATCCTGGAGTCACTGGCCTGCGCCGTACCCGTAGTCCAGCCCCGGATCGGCGCCTTCCCGGAAATCATCACCGCCACCGGCGGGGGCCTCTGCTATGACCCGGCTGACCCCGACGGACTGACCGGAGCGCTGAAGCGCCTGCTTCTGGATCCCGGCGCCACCCATCAACTGGGTCAAGCCGGCCACGAGGCCGTCCGCAAGGAGTATAACATCCACACCACCGCAGAACAGATTCTTGCCGTTTACAAGCAATGCCTGGCGGCCACGACCGTCCTGTTGACCTCCTGCCTGTTATGCCAGGCAACTCCCCTCCAGGAGCCTGCCTGCTGGCCGACCTATCACGGGGACTCCGGTCTGCGCGGTGTCGCGGCCACCCCCTTGCAAAGCCCCTTATCTGTTGGCTGGCGCGTCAATGTCGGGGCCCCGGTGTCACAACCGCCCGTGGTCTGCAAGGGAGTCATCTATGCCGTGTCCGACCGTGGCGAGGCCATCGCCGTGGGGCTGAACGGGGTTAAACGCTGGGCGACCGCCCTACCCCGGCTGCCGCAGCCGGAACGCTTTTCAACCCCGCCCCTCTGCGTAGACACCCTCCTGCTCGCCGGAACGGACAAAGGCCAGCTCTATGCGTTCGATACCGGAACCGGGGCCATCAAATGGAAAGTCAAAATCGGCGAGGACCTTTATGGAGCCCTCAACTGGCTTGAGCCGGACGGCCCCCACGGCCGCACCGCCCTCGCCCTCTCGCGAAACAATGGCAGCCTGACGCGGATCGAATTGACCACCGGACGGATCCTGTGGAGTTCCAAACCCGCAGGGCGTTCCGACGGGTCCCCTGCCGTTGGCCGCGGGTTCATTGTATTCGGGGCCTGCGATTCCGCCCTGCACTTCATCGCTCCGGCCTCAGGCGCCCCTCTGGCGAGAACCGGATTCGACGAGCGCGGCCCCATGGCGGGCGGAGTGGCTGTGGAGGGGTCCCGCGTCTATGCCGGGACCCGGGACGGGTCGATCCTCTGCGCCGACGCGACCACCTTCACCCTCCTCTGGACCAATCAGGTGGCGGGCAATGAGATCTTCACCACCCCGGCCGTCACCTCCAACCGGGTGCTGGCCGGATCCAGTGATGGATTCATGTATTGCCTGAACCGGGCGGATGGCCGGAAACTCTGGAGCGTTCCTACCGAGGGCAGTCCCGCCTCTCCCGTAGTGGCGGGAAACACGGTGGTGGTGGCATCCGGCGGAACGTTGTCACTGTTGAGTCTGGCGGAGGGACAGACCCTGTGGCACGACAAACCCTGCGATTCACTCTCCCCGCCCGCCGTGGCCGGCGGCAATATTGTTATTGGAACCGATGACGGATTCATTATGCTCTACCAACCCAAATGA
- the carA gene encoding glutamine-hydrolyzing carbamoyl-phosphate synthase small subunit — MGSKWNWAEQRERKAFVALQDGTILRGYSVGAPVDAYGEVVFNTGMAGYQEILSDPSYSGQFVTMTYPEIGSTGMNQADMESRQLFASGFIIHDMNIPSNWRADGSVPEYLAKWSIPAIAGIDTRALTSRLRMEGTQRGFMSVSGKVNEADAVRKAAEWCGLDGQDYAAKVSCKKAYPWDPNDSLSQSWGIASELPKPDLNIVAYDFGIKWNILRSLRRNGMAVTVVPAQTPAAEVLKLKPDGVFFSNGPADPAAVTYAIEAARELLGKVPLMGICLGHQILGLACGGKTYRLKFGHHGCNHPVKNLRTGAVEITSQNHNFSVDPDSLDKTILDITHVNLNDQTVEGLSHKKEPMFCVQYHPESSPGPHDPYYLFTQFRELIRKA; from the coding sequence ATGGGTTCGAAATGGAATTGGGCGGAACAACGGGAGCGTAAGGCGTTTGTGGCGCTTCAAGATGGCACGATTTTACGCGGGTATTCTGTCGGCGCCCCCGTGGATGCCTATGGAGAGGTCGTGTTCAATACCGGGATGGCCGGGTATCAGGAAATTTTAAGTGATCCCTCCTACAGCGGGCAGTTCGTGACCATGACCTATCCCGAAATCGGCAGCACGGGCATGAACCAGGCCGATATGGAAAGCCGCCAACTGTTTGCCAGCGGCTTTATCATCCATGACATGAATATCCCGAGTAACTGGCGGGCGGATGGCTCGGTTCCGGAGTATCTTGCCAAATGGTCCATTCCGGCGATTGCGGGCATTGATACCCGGGCGCTGACCTCGCGGCTCAGGATGGAAGGCACGCAACGTGGCTTTATGAGCGTATCGGGCAAGGTGAATGAAGCGGATGCCGTACGCAAGGCCGCGGAGTGGTGCGGATTGGATGGTCAGGATTATGCGGCAAAGGTGTCCTGCAAGAAAGCCTACCCGTGGGATCCCAATGACTCCTTGTCCCAAAGCTGGGGTATTGCGAGCGAATTGCCCAAGCCCGATCTGAACATTGTGGCGTATGATTTCGGGATCAAGTGGAACATTCTGCGTAGCCTGCGGCGGAATGGCATGGCCGTGACGGTGGTGCCGGCCCAGACGCCTGCGGCCGAGGTTCTGAAGCTGAAGCCGGATGGCGTCTTTTTCTCCAACGGGCCGGCCGATCCGGCGGCGGTGACCTATGCGATTGAGGCGGCGCGCGAGCTGCTCGGGAAGGTCCCGCTCATGGGGATTTGTCTGGGGCATCAGATATTAGGGCTGGCCTGTGGCGGGAAAACCTACCGGCTCAAGTTCGGGCATCACGGGTGTAATCATCCCGTGAAGAATCTGCGGACGGGGGCGGTGGAGATTACCTCTCAAAATCATAATTTTTCGGTCGATCCGGATTCGCTGGACAAGACCATCCTCGACATAACTCATGTGAATCTCAACGATCAGACGGTTGAGGGCCTGTCGCACAAGAAAGAGCCGATGTTCTGTGTGCAGTATCACCCGGAATCCTCGCCGGGTCCCCATGATCCTTATTATCTGTTTACCCAGTTCCGTGAATTAATTCGAAAGGCTTGA
- the guaA gene encoding glutamine-hydrolyzing GMP synthase encodes MQGHNWIAILDFGSQYSQLIARRVREQRVYSELLKFNITAAELAARKPAGIILSGGPASVLDKGSPLCDPAIYELGVPVLGICYGQQMTAKLLNGSVKPGHAREYGSARISVVDSSSLFRDLPASLDVWMSHGDQVEHLPPGFSVLAKTDTCPVAAMGNPARRIYGLQFHPEVVHTPQGATLLSRFLFDICKCRPDWEMAQFIKESVVAIREKVGDGHVLCGLSGGVDSSVVAALLHRAIGKQLHCVFVDNGLVRAGEAKQVEELFGKAFGIDLHVSHAQKLFLDGLKGITDPEQKRKIIGKTFIDVFSIEARKFGEAQFLAQGTLYPDVIESASPLGGPSVTIKSHHNVGGLPEDLKFKLIEPVRELFKDEVRLLGRELGLPGYVVDRQPFPGPGLAVRILGEVTEERVALLQKADLRVQEEMQKDPMYAKIWQSFAVLLPIQTVGVMGDSRTYENVAALRIVESQDGMTADWSRVSYDTLARISTRIINEVSGINRVVYDISSKPPATIEWE; translated from the coding sequence ATGCAGGGTCACAATTGGATTGCCATTCTTGATTTTGGATCCCAGTACAGTCAGCTGATCGCCCGCCGGGTCCGCGAGCAGCGGGTCTATTCGGAACTGTTGAAATTCAATATTACGGCGGCTGAACTTGCCGCCCGCAAGCCGGCAGGGATCATCCTGTCGGGGGGGCCCGCCAGTGTCCTGGACAAGGGGTCTCCCCTGTGTGATCCGGCGATCTATGAGCTTGGGGTGCCCGTGCTGGGGATTTGCTATGGACAGCAGATGACGGCCAAGCTGCTGAATGGATCCGTGAAACCGGGCCATGCGCGTGAATATGGCAGCGCCCGGATTTCGGTGGTGGACTCGTCTTCACTGTTCCGTGATCTGCCTGCGTCGCTGGATGTCTGGATGAGTCATGGGGATCAGGTGGAACATCTGCCGCCCGGGTTTTCCGTGCTGGCCAAAACGGATACCTGTCCCGTGGCGGCCATGGGGAATCCGGCGCGCCGCATTTATGGACTCCAGTTCCATCCTGAAGTGGTGCATACGCCCCAGGGGGCAACCCTGCTGAGCCGGTTCCTCTTTGATATCTGCAAGTGCCGGCCTGACTGGGAAATGGCCCAGTTCATCAAGGAGAGCGTGGTGGCCATCCGTGAAAAGGTGGGGGATGGCCATGTGCTGTGCGGGTTGAGCGGCGGGGTGGATTCCTCGGTGGTGGCGGCGCTGTTGCACCGCGCCATTGGCAAACAGCTGCACTGCGTGTTTGTGGATAACGGCCTGGTACGGGCGGGGGAAGCCAAGCAGGTGGAGGAGCTTTTCGGTAAAGCCTTTGGCATCGACCTGCATGTGTCGCATGCGCAGAAGCTCTTCCTCGACGGGCTGAAAGGCATCACGGATCCCGAGCAGAAACGCAAAATTATCGGTAAGACCTTTATAGATGTATTTTCTATTGAAGCCCGCAAATTTGGCGAGGCGCAGTTCCTGGCGCAGGGGACCCTTTATCCGGACGTGATTGAGAGCGCCTCCCCGCTGGGTGGGCCCTCGGTGACCATCAAGAGCCATCATAACGTGGGTGGGCTGCCGGAGGATCTCAAATTCAAGCTGATTGAACCGGTCCGGGAACTATTCAAGGATGAGGTGCGGTTGCTGGGACGTGAGTTGGGGCTTCCGGGCTATGTGGTGGACCGTCAGCCGTTTCCCGGACCCGGGCTTGCGGTGCGGATCCTGGGCGAGGTGACCGAAGAGCGGGTCGCGCTGCTCCAGAAAGCGGACCTCCGGGTGCAGGAGGAAATGCAGAAGGACCCGATGTACGCGAAAATCTGGCAATCGTTTGCCGTGTTGCTTCCCATTCAGACCGTGGGGGTCATGGGCGACAGCCGGACCTATGAGAATGTGGCCGCCTTGCGCATTGTGGAGAGTCAGGATGGCATGACGGCCGACTGGTCCCGGGTATCGTATGATACGCTGGCCCGCATCTCGACCCGGATCATCAATGAGGTTTCCGGCATTAATCGCGTGGTGTATGATATCAGTTCGAAACCGCCTGCGACCATCGAGTGGGAATAA
- a CDS encoding helicase associated domain-containing protein, with the protein MARQSVDWENMFHALEAYRKEHGDCQVPANWKKNVQLGRWVAMQRYRHKIGELSKVYLARLTQMGFVWSPADKVWNDMFQRLVKYKKKHGHCDVPSSCPSEPDLANWVANQRHRKKMGSLAVDRVRKLEEAGFVWSVYGKQQSAKVPEIKRKQVPVQVAAAVAAPEERLYQISGAYIQYNGTGDLPPKLAKYIQLHDGEYPSCIILPRMPLVFRLGGSDSAGIPPLRVKWSGAGRLPEDVLEYLNENGALPPHGP; encoded by the coding sequence ATGGCTCGTCAGAGTGTAGACTGGGAAAATATGTTTCACGCACTTGAGGCGTACCGCAAGGAGCATGGCGACTGTCAGGTTCCTGCCAACTGGAAAAAGAATGTGCAACTGGGGCGGTGGGTGGCCATGCAGCGCTATCGCCATAAGATCGGGGAACTCTCCAAGGTTTATTTGGCCCGTTTGACGCAGATGGGCTTCGTGTGGTCTCCCGCGGACAAGGTTTGGAATGACATGTTCCAGCGGCTGGTGAAATACAAGAAGAAACACGGGCATTGTGATGTGCCTTCTTCCTGTCCCTCGGAGCCGGATCTGGCGAATTGGGTGGCCAATCAACGGCACCGAAAGAAAATGGGGTCGTTGGCCGTTGACCGGGTGCGTAAGTTGGAAGAGGCCGGTTTTGTCTGGTCGGTGTATGGCAAGCAGCAAAGCGCGAAGGTGCCGGAGATCAAACGCAAGCAGGTGCCGGTCCAGGTGGCAGCCGCTGTGGCGGCGCCCGAAGAACGGCTCTATCAGATTAGCGGCGCGTATATCCAGTACAATGGGACCGGGGACCTCCCGCCCAAGCTGGCGAAATATATTCAACTCCATGACGGCGAGTATCCCTCCTGTATCATTCTGCCCCGTATGCCGTTGGTTTTCCGGTTGGGCGGGAGTGATTCTGCCGGGATTCCTCCGTTGAGGGTTAAATGGTCTGGTGCAGGGCGGTTGCCAGAGGATGTCCTCGAGTACCTGAACGAGAATGGTGCGCTGCCGCCGCATGGGCCTTGA
- a CDS encoding ATPase, T2SS/T4P/T4SS family, translating into MSAISHSSRISDILLRRGSMSAEALKQAQERAQLSSIRLEKYLIDNSLITPTEATLCLAEYLRMAPITLAHFTPSSQLLETIPADILRKHQAMPIMKIGGLLVVALGDPFDVMAVDELHVISGLQIMTLVAGEKDIQEALARALAPVEGSNIDLEDIMRDSDADIEVGKEERQEQSLEEIMESAEGAPVIRMVNMMLVEALRTKASDIHIEPQEKTLRLRYRIDGSLTERPSPPKSYQPAIISRIKIMSDMDIAERRIPQDGRFRIKALGKEVDIRVSALPSIHGEKIVMRVLDKSALFPSLSGLGLDEHAFAAFSYAISQPHGIILVTGPTGSGKTTTLYSCLQELNKIDVNIVTCEDPVEYQLAGVNQVQINAVGLTFAAALRSILRQDPDIVLVGEIRDGETAEIAVKAALTGHLVLSTLHTNDAAGAITRLIDMGIPPFLMASSMILSQAQRLYRKLCMACRTQVELPLDVLKANRIDAEFFKDLKSPGGSGFVPIYKAVGCPKCNGSGYKGRGAIMEVLPVTERIKEMIMKGGTSGEIREAAQAEGMLTLKQAGLKKVREGVTSLEDAMELTGGE; encoded by the coding sequence ATGAGTGCAATTTCACATAGTTCCAGGATTTCGGATATTCTGCTGCGTCGGGGAAGCATGTCCGCCGAGGCGTTGAAGCAGGCGCAGGAGCGGGCGCAATTGAGCTCCATCCGGCTTGAGAAATACCTGATTGATAATTCCTTGATTACGCCGACAGAGGCGACGCTGTGTCTGGCTGAATATCTCCGGATGGCGCCCATTACGCTGGCACATTTTACCCCGAGCTCCCAGTTGCTGGAAACCATTCCGGCGGATATTTTGCGGAAACACCAGGCGATGCCGATCATGAAGATTGGCGGCCTGCTGGTGGTGGCTCTGGGCGATCCCTTTGATGTGATGGCGGTGGATGAGCTCCATGTGATTTCAGGCCTCCAGATCATGACGCTGGTCGCGGGGGAAAAAGATATTCAGGAAGCCCTGGCGCGGGCCTTGGCCCCGGTTGAAGGTAGTAATATCGACCTCGAGGACATCATGCGCGACTCCGATGCCGATATCGAGGTCGGCAAAGAGGAGCGGCAGGAGCAGAGTCTCGAGGAGATCATGGAGAGCGCCGAGGGGGCGCCCGTCATCCGGATGGTGAACATGATGCTGGTGGAGGCGTTGCGCACCAAGGCCAGTGACATTCATATTGAGCCTCAGGAAAAAACGTTGCGGCTGCGCTACCGGATCGATGGCTCGCTGACCGAGCGGCCCAGCCCCCCGAAAAGTTATCAGCCGGCGATTATTTCCCGCATTAAAATCATGTCGGATATGGATATCGCGGAGCGGCGCATTCCCCAGGATGGCCGGTTCCGGATCAAGGCGCTGGGAAAGGAAGTGGATATCCGGGTGAGCGCGCTTCCCTCCATCCATGGGGAGAAAATCGTCATGCGTGTGCTCGACAAGAGCGCGCTGTTTCCCAGCCTGAGCGGGTTGGGACTGGATGAACATGCCTTCGCGGCTTTTTCCTATGCCATCAGTCAGCCGCACGGGATCATCCTGGTGACGGGGCCCACCGGGAGCGGGAAGACGACGACCTTGTATTCCTGTCTGCAGGAGTTGAATAAGATCGATGTGAACATCGTGACCTGTGAGGATCCCGTTGAGTATCAGCTGGCGGGGGTCAATCAGGTCCAGATCAATGCGGTAGGGTTGACGTTTGCCGCCGCCCTGCGGTCCATTTTGCGGCAGGATCCCGATATCGTGCTGGTGGGTGAAATCCGGGACGGGGAAACCGCGGAAATCGCGGTGAAGGCCGCACTGACCGGGCATCTGGTGCTGAGCACGCTGCATACCAATGATGCGGCGGGCGCCATTACCCGCTTGATTGACATGGGGATTCCCCCTTTCCTGATGGCGTCATCCATGATCTTGTCGCAGGCGCAACGACTGTACCGGAAGCTGTGCATGGCGTGCCGCACGCAGGTCGAACTGCCGCTGGACGTGCTCAAGGCGAACCGGATTGATGCGGAGTTTTTCAAGGATCTCAAAAGTCCCGGCGGGAGCGGATTTGTCCCCATTTATAAGGCGGTAGGCTGTCCCAAGTGCAACGGCTCGGGCTACAAGGGCCGCGGCGCCATCATGGAGGTGCTGCCGGTGACCGAACGCATCAAGGAAATGATCATGAAAGGCGGGACCAGCGGGGAGATCCGGGAGGCGGCGCAGGCGGAGGGAATGCTGACGCTCAAGCAGGCCGGTTTGAAGAAGGTGCGGGAGGGCGTGACCTCGTTGGAGGATGCCATGGAGTTGACCGGCGGTGAGTAA
- a CDS encoding type II secretion system F family protein translates to MSPLLRSGGSAKPVLMAPSVVPQKNAATAGGPKKAVAAQVTKTTRKGVGKVRGAGKIVEKDLAPFSRQMAAMLSAGMPIVAALETLEEQATNPNFKIVIGSLKRNIEGGASFSESLQQIPDVFDVLYVNMVRAGEQSGQFAETMRRIGELLEASAKLRRKVKSAMTYPVVVLSLSLIIATGMIIFIVPVFAGMFSDFGGKLPAPTQFLVDLSAAGKKYAIIIIPSIMISVWGFKKWKKTVAGAWAMDSMVLKAPVFGVLIQKVAVARFSRTLSQLVQSGVPILNALEIVAKAAGNLVIEAAIMDARKSVEHGDTLSSGLEGKDCIPKLVVRMLAAGEKTGKVDEMLASVADTFDDEVETMLASLTSLLEPLLMVFLGVIIGGIVVCMFLPIFKMVEVIK, encoded by the coding sequence ATGAGTCCTTTATTGCGTTCAGGTGGATCTGCGAAGCCAGTTCTGATGGCGCCCAGCGTGGTGCCCCAAAAAAACGCGGCCACGGCGGGTGGCCCCAAAAAAGCGGTGGCGGCTCAAGTGACCAAAACGACGCGCAAAGGCGTGGGCAAAGTCCGGGGCGCAGGAAAAATTGTCGAAAAGGATCTCGCTCCTTTTTCCCGCCAGATGGCGGCGATGCTGTCGGCCGGAATGCCGATTGTGGCAGCCCTTGAAACCCTGGAAGAGCAGGCGACCAATCCCAATTTCAAGATCGTCATCGGCTCGTTGAAGCGGAATATTGAAGGAGGGGCGTCCTTTTCGGAAAGTCTCCAGCAGATTCCGGATGTGTTTGATGTGCTGTATGTGAATATGGTCCGGGCCGGAGAACAGAGCGGGCAGTTCGCGGAAACCATGCGCCGGATCGGCGAGTTGCTGGAGGCCTCGGCGAAATTGCGACGCAAGGTGAAGTCCGCGATGACGTATCCCGTGGTCGTCTTATCGCTTTCCCTGATTATCGCGACCGGCATGATTATTTTTATTGTACCGGTGTTCGCCGGCATGTTCAGTGATTTCGGCGGTAAACTACCCGCGCCCACCCAGTTCCTGGTCGACTTGAGTGCCGCTGGTAAAAAATATGCCATTATCATTATCCCCTCGATCATGATCTCGGTCTGGGGTTTCAAGAAATGGAAAAAGACGGTGGCCGGGGCCTGGGCCATGGATAGCATGGTGCTCAAGGCGCCGGTGTTCGGGGTGCTGATTCAGAAAGTCGCCGTCGCCCGGTTTTCCCGGACCCTGAGCCAGCTGGTTCAAAGCGGGGTGCCGATCCTGAATGCGCTGGAGATTGTGGCCAAGGCGGCCGGTAATCTGGTGATCGAGGCGGCCATTATGGATGCCCGCAAGTCGGTGGAGCATGGCGATACGCTCTCGTCCGGACTGGAAGGTAAGGATTGTATCCCGAAGCTGGTGGTGCGTATGCTTGCGGCCGGCGAGAAAACAGGGAAAGTCGACGAGATGCTGGCCAGTGTGGCGGATACCTTTGATGATGAGGTGGAAACCATGTTGGCCTCCCTGACCTCGCTGCTGGAGCCGTTGCTGATGGTGTTTCTGGGCGTGATCATCGGTGGCATTGTGGTTTGTATGTTCCTGCCGATCTTCAAGATGGTTGAGGTTATCAAGTAG
- the gcvT gene encoding glycine cleavage system aminomethyltransferase GcvT has translation MESIRKTVLSESHIQLGARMVDFSGWYMPLQYDGILAEHHRTRTDVTMFDTCHMGRFLVTGPGSLEALNALLTTDLNTLHDGQCKYGFLLREDGGILDDLITYRFDAGHWMIVVNAGTQDGDREWIQSRLPASVTFTDVSRTLAKIDVQGPRALDCVAQVCGIEVASLGYFRFRTFACGGEAIVSRTGYTGEKGVELYVESTRMVELWHQFLADGVKPAGLGARDTLRLEAGLPLYGHELSEAVTPVEAAMMRYVTKASPYVGREAVLQHQAQGPATILVGFKIEGRQSARAGQAVVSNGRPVGTVTSGSFGPTLQVVVGFASVSPACSAVGTRLQVDTGRALLEAVIVKPPFYKAV, from the coding sequence ATGGAGTCGATTCGAAAAACGGTGCTTTCGGAAAGTCACATCCAGCTCGGGGCTCGGATGGTGGATTTCAGCGGCTGGTATATGCCGCTTCAATATGACGGGATTCTGGCGGAGCACCACCGGACCCGGACCGATGTGACGATGTTTGACACCTGCCACATGGGCCGGTTCCTGGTGACCGGGCCGGGCTCGCTGGAGGCCCTCAATGCCCTGCTGACGACCGACCTCAACACCCTTCATGACGGGCAGTGCAAATACGGCTTTCTGCTGCGGGAGGATGGCGGGATTCTGGATGACTTGATCACCTACCGGTTTGATGCCGGGCATTGGATGATCGTAGTGAACGCTGGGACCCAGGACGGGGATCGTGAGTGGATCCAGTCGCGCCTGCCGGCCTCGGTCACCTTTACCGATGTCTCCCGTACCCTCGCCAAGATCGATGTGCAGGGGCCCCGGGCCTTGGATTGTGTGGCCCAGGTGTGTGGCATTGAGGTCGCTTCGCTCGGGTATTTCCGCTTCAGGACCTTCGCGTGTGGTGGTGAGGCGATCGTCAGTCGTACCGGTTACACCGGGGAAAAAGGGGTGGAGCTGTATGTGGAGTCAACCCGGATGGTCGAGCTCTGGCATCAGTTTCTGGCCGACGGGGTAAAACCGGCAGGACTGGGCGCGCGTGACACCCTGCGGCTGGAGGCGGGGCTTCCGCTCTATGGCCATGAACTCTCCGAAGCCGTTACTCCGGTGGAGGCCGCGATGATGCGTTATGTGACCAAGGCCTCCCCGTACGTGGGGCGCGAGGCGGTATTGCAGCATCAGGCGCAGGGACCGGCCACCATTCTGGTCGGCTTTAAGATCGAGGGCCGGCAATCGGCCAGGGCGGGACAGGCGGTGGTGTCCAATGGCCGGCCGGTCGGTACGGTGACGAGCGGGTCCTTTGGTCCGACGTTGCAGGTTGTGGTCGGGTTTGCTAGCGTTTCCCCGGCCTGTTCCGCTGTCGGGACCCGGCTTCAGGTGGATACCGGCCGGGCCCTGCTGGAGGCTGTGATTGTGAAGCCGCCTTTTTACAAGGCGGTTTAA